From the genome of Triticum aestivum cultivar Chinese Spring chromosome 3B, IWGSC CS RefSeq v2.1, whole genome shotgun sequence, one region includes:
- the LOC123070115 gene encoding uncharacterized protein At1g03900, protein MASGSEQPQSETEPEAVELVLFQVAECYVYLIPPRKTAASYRADEWNVNKWAWEGALKVASKGEECVIKLEDKSTGELYARAFLREGEPHPVEAVIDSSRYFVLRVEENIDGRQRHAFIGLGFRERTEAYDFQAALHDHMKYLNKKKTAEEMVQHYENTSSVDYSLKEGETLVLQLKNKESGSKTKSAFFEQGLNKLSFNEKTNTKEATVSLKLPPPPPSPVSPTDSGVAMSPFKAEFPSQEQPGTGDAGAAAAPFKAEFPSQEEALDDTVEARAEAAPRNQPAAAEKSKQGSVDDEFDFGDFQAAA, encoded by the exons ATGGCGAGCGGCAGCGAGCAGCCGCAGTCGGAGACCGAGCCCGAGGCGGTGGAGCTCGTGCTGTTCCAGGTCGCCGAGTGCTACGTCTATCTG ATACCTCCTAGGAAGACGGCCGCCTCTTACAG GGCTGATGAGTGGAATGTCAACAAATGGGCTTGGGAAGGGGCACTTAAGGTTGCCAGCAAGGGAGAAGAATGTGTCATCAAACTAGAAGACAAGAGCACTG GTGAGCTGTATGCTAGGGCATTTCTGAGAGAAGGCGAACCACATCCGGTGGAAGCTGTAATTGATAGCAGCAG ATATTTTGTACTTCGCGTTGAAGAGAATATAG ATGGGCGTCAGCGTCATGCTTTTATAGGTTTAGGCTTCCGTGAAAGAACTGAAGCATATGACTTCCAAGCTGCTCTACATGACCATATGAA ATATCTGAACAAGAAGAAGACCGCTGAAGAGATGGTGCAGCACTATGAGAATACATCATCAGTGGATTATAGCCTCAAAGAAGGGGAAACTTTAGTTCTTCAACTAAAAAAT AAAGAAAGTGGCAGCAAGACGAAATCTGCATTTTTCGAGCAAGGCCTGAACAAGCTGTCGTTCAATGAAAAAACAAACACCAAGGAGGCCACAGTGTCCCTCAAACTCCCACCACCTCCACCCTCACCCGTGTCTCCAACTGATTCTGGAGTTGCCATGTCCCCTTTCAAAGCAGAATTTCCTTCCCAGGAACAACCAGGCACCGGGGATGCTGGAGCCGCCGCTGCTCCTTTCAAAGCAGAGTTTCCTTCACAAGAAGAAGCACTGGATGATACCGTGGAAGCTAGAGCAGAAGCTGCTCCTCGTAATCAACCAGCCGCAGCAGAGAAGAGCAAACAAGGAAGCGTGGATGATGAGTTTGACTTTGGGGACTTCCAGGCTGCTGCTTGA